In Drosophila bipectinata strain 14024-0381.07 chromosome 2R, DbipHiC1v2, whole genome shotgun sequence, one genomic interval encodes:
- the fl(2)d gene encoding pre-mRNA-splicing regulator female-lethal(2)D isoform X2 has translation MEQIRMGQQCADAQRREKILMRRLANKEQEFQDYVSQIAEYKAQQAPTALALRTALLDPAVNLLFERLKKELKATKSKLEETQNELSAWKFTPDSNTGKRLMAKCRLLYQENEELGKMTSNGRLAKLETELAMQKSFSEEVKKSQSELDDFLQELDEDVEGMQSTILFLQQELKTTRDRIQSLEKENAQLKQVNSPKDEPVAPAPATNGSTIAKTISKLETIEENACLATNPPEPEAFNGAASNIINNEQTTIGDNLPVAEDTNGNGNGTDNAARLARKRNYEEEPTPAVIPNPVAYNVEEVVPLREVTAPRTLPPKKSKLRSLTTRRNSQLEDEIPTVTPVAVMPVIVDNAVAGMASEEAAAAAAAMGTNAETGLIIGAAAGVANEGTDAASAAPGRILTRRRSVRMQQNGSGAVDYST, from the exons ATGGAGCAGATCCGCATGGGGCAGCAGTGTGCCGACGCCCAGCGAAGGGAGAAGATTCTTATGCGCCGACTGGCCAACAAGGAGCAGGAATTCCAAGACTATGTG AGCCAGATAGCCGAGTACAAGGCCCAGCAGGCACCCACTGCCCTGGCCCTTCGCACTGCCCTCCTCGATCCGGCTGTCAATCTGCTCTTTGAGCGCCTCAAGAAGGAGCTGAAGGCCACCAAGTCCAAGCTGGAGGAGACGCAGAACGAGCTCTCGGCATGGAAGTTCACCCCGGACTCGAACACCGGCAAGCGGCTGATGGCCAAGTGCCGACTGCTCTACCAGGAGAACGAGGAGCTGGGCAAAATGACCTCCAACGGCAGGCTGGCCAAGCTGGAGACCGAGCTGGCCATGCAGAAGAGCTTCAGCGAAGAGGTCAAGAAGTCCCAGTCGG AACTGGACGACTTTCTGCAAGAACTGGACGAAGATGTGGAGGGCATGCAGAGCACCATTCTGTTCCTGCAGCAAGAACTGAAGACTACAAGGGACCGGATTCAGTCGCTGGAGAAGGAGAACGCCCAACTGAAGCAGGTCAACAGCCCCAAGGACGAGCCTGTGGCGCCCGCGCCAGCCACCAACGGCAGCACCATCGCCAAGACAATATCCAAGCTGGAGACCATTGAGGAGAACGCGTGCTTGGCCACTAATCCCCCGGAACCGGAAGCTTTCAACGGCGCGGCCTCCAACATTATCAACAACGAACAGACCACGATTGGCGACAACCTACCAGTCGCTGAGGACACCAATGGCAACGGAAACGGCACTGACAACGCGGCCAGATTGGCGCGCAAACGAAACTACGAGGAGGAACCAACGCCGGCCGTCATCCCCAATCCGGTTGCCTACAATGTGGAGGAGGTGGTGCCGTTGAGGGAAGTGACTGCTCCACGAACTCTGCCGCCCAAGAAGTCCAAGCTGCGCAGCCTCACCACGCGACGCAACTCCCAGCTGGAAGACGAAATCCCGACTGTGACGCCCGTGGCGGTGATGCCAGTGATTGTGGACAACGCTGTGGCTGGCATGGCCAGTGAGGAGGCGGCCGCTGCAGCTGCGGCGATGGGAACAAACGCGGAAACGGGCCTGATCATTGGGGCGGCAGCAGGGGTGGCTAACGAAGGTACTGATGCCGCGTCTGCGGCACCGGGCCGCATCCTGACGCGCCGCCGATCGGTGCGGATGCAACAGAACGGAAGCGGGGCCGTCGATTACTCAACTTAA